Within Candidatus Deferrimicrobiaceae bacterium, the genomic segment TCGCACCGAGAGCGTCGATGCGCCGCGCCAGCGAGGCGCGCGACTGAGGCATACCGTTGAGTATGGTGAAGAAGCGCAACGAAGCGGGAGCGGATGCAGCGGCGCTCGAATGCAACCGTATTTGTGAAATGGAGCACTAAGCCCCGGAAGAGGCGCCCCGCTTGTGTTCTCCCCCCTGAAGTGTATCCTGCATACAGATAAGGGAAGCCGTGCGGACCCTTTCGGAGTGATGCCGCGGAATGCACCCAGAACAGACACCCCCTCCGGACGAAACCGCCTTCGCGCCCTCCCCGGGCGGAACCGACCCCCCTGTTGCGACGACGCCGCGGATGCAGACCGGCCGGGCCGTTCCCGAAGGCGTGCGGTGGTACAAGAGCATCAAATCCAAGATCATTCTGTGCGTGGCCATCACCACCCTGGCGGCCAACGGATTCTTCACGTTCCTGTATCTGGACGTCCAGGCCAGGCACCTCGACGAAACGATCCTCAACAACGCCACTCAACTGAGCGAGACGATCCGGAAGTCGATCCAGTACGACATGCTCGGGAACCGCAAGGAGAATGCGTACCGGATCATGGAGACCATCGCGGAGCAGGAAGGGATCGAGAAAGTCCGGATCTACGGGAGCGAAGGCACGATTCTCTTTTCGACCGACAAGGGCGAGCGGGGAACCATGGTGGACAAGAAGGCGGAGGCCTGCTACGCATGCCACGCGAAGGACACCCCCATCGAGAAGCTCGAGACTCCGTCGAGAAACCGGATCTTTTCTTCCGGAAAGGGAACCCGGATCCTCGGCATGATCAACCCGATGTACAACGACCGCAATTGCTCCTCCGCGGAATGCCATGCGCACCCGGAATCCCAGAAAGTTCTCGGCGTGATCGACATCACGATGTCGCTGGCCGGGGTGGACGCCGAGATGCACTCCGCCCGCCAGCAGATCATCGCGTTCAACCTCTTGTCGATCCTCTCGATCTCGATCATCGCCGTGTTCTCCCTCCTGGTCTTCGTGGGAAAACCGGTGAAGCAACTCGTCTTCGGGACCGACCGGGTGGCCCGGGGGGATCTGACCCACGTCATCCCCATCGACTCGGACGACGAGATGGGACACCTCGCGCGTTCGTTCAACCAGATGACGGCGAGCCTGCAACGGGCGAACAACGAGATCCATGAATGGATCCGGACCCTGGAGCAGAAGGTCGAGAAGCGGACGCAGGAGCTCAAGGACGCCCAGTTCCAGCTGTTGCATACGGAGAAACTGGCCGCGGTGGGAAGGATCGCGGCGACGGTGGCCCACGAGATCAACAACCCGCTGACCGGAGTCTTCACCTACATCAAGCTCATGGAGAGGAGGATCGAGGAGGGGAAAAACGGGGCTCACGACATGGAGAAATTCCGGGAGTACCTCTCCACGATGAGCCGGGAGGTCCAGAGGACGAGCGCGATCGTCCAGAACCTGCTCGACTTCACCCGCCCGAAGGATCTGAGCAGGAAGATGGTCAACCTCAACTCTCTCGTCGAGGAATCGATCAATATCGTCAAGAACAAGCTGGCCATCTCCAACATCACGCTCGAGAAAAAGATGGAGCCCCTGCCGGACATCCCGGCGGATGCCGCGCAGATGAAGCAGGTGTTCATCAACCTCATCATCAACGCCTGCGAGGCCATGGAGGGAGGAGGGGCCCTCACCATCACGTCCCGGCACGACAGGGAGAAGAACACGGTGACGGTCGTATTCGCCGACACCGGCCCCGGCATCTCCGACGAGGAGTTGCCCCGGGTGTTCGACCCGTTCTACACCACCAAGGAGAAAGGGACGGGCCTGGGGCTCTCCGTCGTCTACGGGATCGTCACGCGGCACAACGGAAGGATCGAGGTCAAGAGCAAACCGGGGAGCGGGACGCAGATGGTCATCATCCTCCCGACGAGCTGACAAGGAAACGGGGAAATCGACGAAGCGATATACATACGGCCGGTGGGGGTGGTCTCCGACATCATGCTCCGGAGGCTGCAGGCCCATTTGCGGGATTACCTCTCGGTCCCGGTGAGATTCATGAAGACGATGCTCGTGCCGGAAGGGAGCTATGAGCGAAGCAGGAACCAGTACAACTCCACCCGGATCCTGAGGGAGATCCTCCAGGAAACCCCTCCCGACGCGATCAAGGTCTTGGGGATCATCGACAGGGACCTGTGCATCCCGATTTTGACCTTCGTCTTCGGCGAGGCCCAACTGGGGGGGGTGGCGTCGATCGTCGCGATGGCGAGGCTCAGGCAGGAGTTCTACGGGCTCGCCTCCGACGACGGGATCCTGGTCGAGCGCCTGTGCAAGGAGGCCCTCCACGAACTGGGCCACAATTTCGGGCTCATCCACTGCAACGACCGGGAGTGCATCATGTATCTCTCCAACACCGTGCGGGACGTCGACCGGAAAGGAATCACCTATTGCGGAAGCTGCGACTCCGCCCTGTATGGGAAAACCGAAACCTGGAGGGTGCAACCATGGAATCGAAGGTAAACATCCTGATCGTCGACGACGAGGAGATCGTCCGGGAATCGCTGGCCAGCTGGCTCGAGGAGGACGGATACGAGGTGGCCGCCGCCGAGAACGGACCCCGGGCGCTGGAGCGTCTTCCCGAAAAGGACTGGAACCTGGCCATGGTCGACCTGAAAATGCCCGGCATGGACGGGATCCAGCTGATGGACGAGATCCGGAAAATCAAACCCGAAACGATCGTGATCATCATGACCGCCTACGCGACGGTGGACACGGCCGTGCAGGCGATGAAGAAGGGGGCCCACGACTACATCGTCAAGCCGTTCAACCCGGAAGACCTCTCGCTGACGATCCGGAAGATCATCGAGCACCAGAAACTGGTGAAGGAGAACCTCTATCTCCGGAAGGAGCTGAAGAAACAGTACCGGCTCCACGATCTGGTGAGCAAGAACCACAAGATGATCGAGATCTTCGAGCTCGTCAAAACCGTGGCGAAGAGCAACTCGATCGTGCTCGTCCAGGGGGAGAGCGGAACGGGGAAGGAGCTCCTGTCCCGGGCCATCCACATGGAAAGCCCTCGCCGGGACGAGCCCTTCGTGTCGGTTTCGTGCGCCTCCCTTACGGAGAGCCTGCTGGAGAGCGAACTGTTCGGGTACGAAAAGGGGGCTTTCACGGGGGCGGACCAGGCCCGGAGCGGAAAAATCGAGCTCGCCAAGGACGGCACCCTCTTTCTCGACGAAATCGGCGACATCAGCCTCAAACTGCAGATGGACCTGCTCGGGGTCATCGAGCTGAGGGAGTTCCGGCGCGTCGGGGGGACCCAGCTGATCCCGATCACCTCCCGGATCATCGCCGCCACGAACCGGGATCTCGCGAAGGCGATCCAGGAAGGGAAGTTCCGGGAGGATCTCTATTACCGGCTGAACGTCATTTCGGTCCACATTCCCCCCCTCCGGGAAAGGAAGGAGGATATTCCCCTGCTCGTGGAGCATTTCATCGAGCGGTTCAACATCGAGATGGGGAAGAATGTCGATGGACTGGCCGAGACCGCCATGCGAACGCTCATGGACTACCACTGGCCGGGGAACGCGCGCGAATTGCGGAACGTGATCGAGAGGTCGATGGTGGTCACGAAGGGGAGGATGATCCTCGATACCGACCTGAGCCTCCCGCAGGCGCCCGGGGTGCAAAACAGCCGCGGCAAGTCCCTCTCCGAAATGGAAAAGGAGCATATTCGCCAGGTCCTCCACGACAACAAGTGGAACATCATCCGGTCCGCCCAGGTTCTCGGGATCGACCGCGTGACGCTCTACAACAAGATCCGGAAATATGAATTGAAGAAGGAACCCGTGTTGAATACGTAAACTTGCCGGCGAATTCTTCAACACCGCAACCACCGGGAAAAACTAGCGATAATTTTTCAACAGGGAGACTGTAGAGATTTTCAACACTCCCCTTCCCCAGGCCGTCCCTTCCCTCCTTCCCCGCCAACTGGAAATCGCTATTTTTCCGGGGAAATAAGAGCCTTTTCTCTCCTTCCATCCGTTCGGGCACGCTCATTGCAATATAAAGGGGCGAGACAAGAGAGGAGGTGGAGAAAATGGTATACATCGTCCTCGCCATCGTTTACCTCGCCATGGGGGCGTGGATGGGTTTCCGGACCGCATGATGGATACCGCCTGCGGAAAAAGGGGTGCGCCGATGTCCGATGAAAAGTGCCCGTTTCTCG encodes:
- a CDS encoding archaemetzincin family Zn-dependent metalloprotease: MRPVGVVSDIMLRRLQAHLRDYLSVPVRFMKTMLVPEGSYERSRNQYNSTRILREILQETPPDAIKVLGIIDRDLCIPILTFVFGEAQLGGVASIVAMARLRQEFYGLASDDGILVERLCKEALHELGHNFGLIHCNDRECIMYLSNTVRDVDRKGITYCGSCDSALYGKTETWRVQPWNRR
- a CDS encoding ATP-binding protein is translated as MQTGRAVPEGVRWYKSIKSKIILCVAITTLAANGFFTFLYLDVQARHLDETILNNATQLSETIRKSIQYDMLGNRKENAYRIMETIAEQEGIEKVRIYGSEGTILFSTDKGERGTMVDKKAEACYACHAKDTPIEKLETPSRNRIFSSGKGTRILGMINPMYNDRNCSSAECHAHPESQKVLGVIDITMSLAGVDAEMHSARQQIIAFNLLSILSISIIAVFSLLVFVGKPVKQLVFGTDRVARGDLTHVIPIDSDDEMGHLARSFNQMTASLQRANNEIHEWIRTLEQKVEKRTQELKDAQFQLLHTEKLAAVGRIAATVAHEINNPLTGVFTYIKLMERRIEEGKNGAHDMEKFREYLSTMSREVQRTSAIVQNLLDFTRPKDLSRKMVNLNSLVEESINIVKNKLAISNITLEKKMEPLPDIPADAAQMKQVFINLIINACEAMEGGGALTITSRHDREKNTVTVVFADTGPGISDEELPRVFDPFYTTKEKGTGLGLSVVYGIVTRHNGRIEVKSKPGSGTQMVIILPTS
- a CDS encoding sigma-54 dependent transcriptional regulator, which translates into the protein MESKVNILIVDDEEIVRESLASWLEEDGYEVAAAENGPRALERLPEKDWNLAMVDLKMPGMDGIQLMDEIRKIKPETIVIIMTAYATVDTAVQAMKKGAHDYIVKPFNPEDLSLTIRKIIEHQKLVKENLYLRKELKKQYRLHDLVSKNHKMIEIFELVKTVAKSNSIVLVQGESGTGKELLSRAIHMESPRRDEPFVSVSCASLTESLLESELFGYEKGAFTGADQARSGKIELAKDGTLFLDEIGDISLKLQMDLLGVIELREFRRVGGTQLIPITSRIIAATNRDLAKAIQEGKFREDLYYRLNVISVHIPPLRERKEDIPLLVEHFIERFNIEMGKNVDGLAETAMRTLMDYHWPGNARELRNVIERSMVVTKGRMILDTDLSLPQAPGVQNSRGKSLSEMEKEHIRQVLHDNKWNIIRSAQVLGIDRVTLYNKIRKYELKKEPVLNT